A single window of Gadus morhua chromosome 22, gadMor3.0, whole genome shotgun sequence DNA harbors:
- the LOC115535581 gene encoding homeobox protein Hox-A9 has protein sequence MSTSGTLTSYYVDSLILPESEELTAPRYPSAPGGLQQSRQSASINDHNDIGTCTFSTKASVFSPSWSHVQAPFPGSVYHHHYGHHQGSVSGDSDARYMQSWLLEPMSGCLPMSGLQASHNYGIKPEGLAARGDGALPGSHTALLLSDYANGTVATSPVEKDAPPLQGGDIKGEGDVKPALDPNNPVSNWLHASATRKKRCPYTKHQILELEKEFLFNTYLTRERRYEVARQLNLTERQVKIWFQNRRMKMKKFNKDGRPKDE, from the exons ATGTCGACGTCCGGAACGCTAACTAGTTACTACGTAGATTCACTAATCCTGCCCGAGAGTGAGGAGCTCACTGCGCCCCGATACCCTTCTGCTCCGGGGGGGCTACAACAGTCAAGGCAGTCCGCCTCCATCAACGACCACAATGATATTGGGACCTGCACGTTTTCCACCAAAGCTTCGGTATTCAGCCCGTCTTGGAGTCATGTCCAGGCGCCGTTCCCGGGCTCCGTGTATCACCATCACTACGGGCACCACCAGGGCTCGGTCAGCGGAGACAGCGATGCTCGCTACATGCAGTCCTGGCTCCTCGAGCCCATGTCCGGCTGCTTGCCCATGTCCGGATTACAAGCGAGCCACAATTACGGGATCAAACCGGAGGGTCTCGCAGCCAGAGGCGACGGTGCGCTCCCCGGTTCCCACacggcgctgctgctctccgaTTACGCCAACGGGACGGTGGCGACATCGCCGGTAGAAAAGGACGCACCACCGCTCCAGGGAGGGGACATTAAGGGCGAAGGAGACGTCAAACCGGCCCTCGATCCAA ATAACCCCGTGTCCAACTGGCTCCACGCAAGTGCCACGAGAAAAAAGCGCTGTCCGTATACCAAGCACCAGATCCTGGAGTTGGAGAAAGAGTTCCTCTTTAATACGTACCTGACGCGGGAACGTAGGTATGAGGTGGCCAGGCAGCTAAACCTCACCGAGAGACAGGTTAAAATATGGTTCCAGAACCGTaggatgaagatgaagaagttTAACAAAGACGGCAGACCGAAAGATGAATAA